The following nucleotide sequence is from bacterium.
CTTCCCCCGCCCCCCTGGCCCCGTTTTACCGTGGAGGAGCTCTACCTTAAATACGCCGGATGGAACCCGGTAGCCGCCTATAATGCTGAGCGTTTCGAACATGATCTTGTCACCATCATTGAGCCCGCTTTGCCTCGCGACACCCCTGTATTTGTCATCGATTATCCCGCTGCAGCGGCCGCCCTGTCACGGCGAAAACCTTGTCATGAAGCTGTCGCCGAACGCTTTGAGTTGTATATCCATGGCGTCGAGATCACCAATGCATTCAGCGAGCTGACCGATCCCGTCGAACAGCGCTGCAGGTTTGAAGAGTGCGCCCAGAAGCGCAAGGCCATGGGCGCCCCCGCCTACCCCCTCGACGAGGCTTTTCTTGCCGCCCTGGAGCTGGGTATGCCTCCTTCCGGCGGCATGGCGATGGGGATCGACCGCCTGGTCATGGTCCTGCTGGGCACCACCTCACTGGATGAGGTCATCGCCTTCAGAGAAGATGTGAGATCTGAGATGTGAGATGTGAGATGTAAGATGTGAGATGTTAAACGCAAGTGTCACGTCTTACGTCTCACATCTAACGTCTAACGTCTTACGTCTTCCTACGCCACGTGCTGGATCAGTTGCAGCAGACGTGATTTAAGGAGATCCAAGCCTTCGCCTGTCTCGGTAGACACGGGCAGGGGCTTGGTTCTGGTTTTCCTGCGGAAAACCTTCAAGTTTTCAGCCGACTCAGGCAGATCCATCTTGTTCGCGACCACAAGCGTGGAACGGGTCAGAAGCGTCTCATTATACATCTTCAATTCACGGCACACGACCCTGTAATCTTCAACCGGATCGCGCCCCTCGCTACCCGACATATCCACCACAATCGCCAGACAGGTGGCGCGTTCGATATGTCGCAGGAAATCCAAACCCAGCCCGACGCCTTTATGGGCATCTTTGATAATGCCGGGGATGTCCGCCACCCGGTAAGAAGTCGTTTCAAACTCTTCACCCACGATCACGGTCCCAATGATTGGATTAATGGTCGTAAAGGTGTAAGGCCCGATTTTCGGGTGGGCATTACTGATACGGCTCAGGATCGATGATTTACCCGCATTCGGAAACCCGACCAAGCCCACATCGGCCATAAGCTTGACATCCAGCTGGATACGCTTCTCTTCGCCAAGCTCGCCTTCGGTATGTTCATAGGGCGTCTGATGGGTGGAAGTCTGCCAATGGGGATTCCCAAGTCCACCCTTGCCACCCTTGGCCACAATCATTTCCGCCCCGGGCTCGACCAGATCACACAACAATTGGCCGGATACCGCCTCCCGAACTTCAGTACCGCAGGGAACCAGGACAACCAAATCCCCGCCGTTACGGCCATGCATGCGTTTTCCCATGCCATGCTGACCCTTTTCCGCGCGTTGCTCCGGATTGAAAAAAAGCGAGATCAGACTATCGGTGTTGGGATCGGCCTTCAGAATGACATGTCCCCCGCGGCCGCCATCGCCACCATCGGGACCACCTTTGGCAATGTATTTCTCACGCCGAAAGGCAAGGCATCCATTTCCGCCGGTACCGGCCGCGGCCAGGATCACCATCGAATCAATAAATTTACGTGTTTTCATGGTGACTCAAAACAAAAGCCGCGCCCAGTGGACGCGGCCTGCATGAAGCGGATTATTTCAAACTCCACGCTTACGCCGTAGCCTCGGTCGCAACAACGGTTACGGCACGGCCTTCTTTCGCAAATTTCACTTTGCCTTCGACCAAAGAGAACAGCGTGTTATCCCGGCCAAGCTTGACGTTGAGTCCCGCTTTAACCTTGGTTCCGCGCTGCCGCACAATGATGCCACCGGCTTTAATTGATTCGCCGTCATAGGCTTTAACGCCAAGGCGTTGCCCACGGCTATTACGTCCATTTACTCTACTGCCGCCTGCTTTCGACATAAATCAAACTCCTGTTTTTAGCCAATACTGGCCACGCGCAACACGGTCAACTGCTGACGATGACCGACTTTCCGCTTATAACCTTTGCGACGTTTTTTCTTGAACGCCACGACTTTAGGCGCCTTCACGCGCTCCACAATTTCGGCACTTACCTTGGCACCCTTTACAAAAGGGGTTCCCACTGTAAGGGTTTTACCATCAGAGAGCGCCAGCACTGAATCCAAAGTAACCGTGCTACCCGCTTCCCCTTCGAGAAGTTCAACTTTAAGGGTGTCACCGGCCTTCACCAGATACTGTTTCCCGCCTGTTCCAACTACTGCATAGGCATCCATAATATCCATCCTTATCCACGGTACGAAGCCGTTTTCCGGCTCTCTGCTAACAAAAGGTTGGTTATGCTAGGTTCCCACCCCCTAAATGTCAATGTTTCTTTTCTGTTTTTACAAGCCCATATCCCAGTCTCGACATTTACCCCGATATTAGACATATTTCCCCTTACTTATGAGCCGTTCCAAGCTTAACATCATATCAGTTGTCGGGGCGCGTCCCAATTTCATGAAAATCGCTCCATTTGTCCGCGAGCTCAGCCGCTTCCCGGATATTTTCACCCATACCCTCGTGCACACCGGGCAGCATTATGATGTCGCCATGTCGGACTCTTTTTTCAAGGAGCTGAGTATTCCCGCCCCGGATGTGAGTCTCGAAATCGGATCCGGTACTCATGCCGAGCAGGTCGGTAAAACAATGATCGCCTTTGAGAAAGTGATCCAGGCACGGAAACCCGACTGGGTCATCGTCGTAGGTGACGTCAACGCCACTTGTGCCTGTTCCATCACCACTAAAAAAGAGCACATCCGACTGGCCCATATTGAGTCAGGGTTACGTTCGTTTGATCTCGATATGCCGGAAGAAATCAACAGGATGGTCACCGACCGTCTTTCTGACCTCCTCTTCACTACCGATGCCATGGCTGATGCAAACCTTCTAAAGGAGGGCGTACCTGCCGACCGGATCAAACGTGTCGGCAATATCATGATTGATTCGCTGGAAGCCCAGCGGGCGCCAGCGGCGGCGCTGAACCTCCCCACCCTCTGCACCGCTTTTGCCCTACCGGGCGCACATCATCCTGCCCCGCCGCTTAAAGACAACCGGTTCTGTGTTATCACACTGCACCGCCCCTCCAATGTTGACGACCTGAATGTCCTCGCGCCACTGGTAAGTTTTCTTACTGACGAAGTGGCCCCGGTCATCCCCTTGATCTGGCCCGTCCACCCCCGTACCCGCAAAAAGCTGGAGTCCTCCGGGCTGTGGGAGCTACTCCAAAAAGCTCCCGGCATTATCCTCACCCAACCTCTGGGATACCATGAAATGTTGCGGCTCAGCATGGGGGCAAAGGTCATGTTAACGGATAGCGGCGGACTGCAGGAAGAATGCTGTATCTGGGGAACCCCCTGCCTGACGCTCCGTTGGAACACTGAGCGCCCCATTACCTTGCGGGAACATGGGGGCGTCAGCGTCCTGGTCGGAAACGACATCGAGCGCATCCGCGCCGAGTTCAGGGAGGCCGCCGCGCTCCCCAGAGCCCCACACCAGCCCCCCCTATGGGATGGGCATACCGCTGAACGGATTGTTGCCTGTTTCAAAGAATTAAAGTAAAAATCACACATATGTGATCGTATTTGTCACTCTCCCCAGATCAAATCATGAAAATATTTGTTACAGGAACTGCAGGTTTTATCGGAATGCATCTGGCTCATACCCTCCTGAAAGAGGGACACACAGTGGTCGGCCTCGACAATTTCAACGATTACTACCCCGTACAACTCAAACGCGACCGTCATGCCCGATTGACCGGTTTTAACAATTATATGGGTGTTGAGGGCGACCTCTGCGATGCCGCCCTGCTGACAAACCTTTTCAAAGAACACCGCTTCGATGTCGTCTGTAATCTCGCAGCACAAGCCGGAGTTCGTTATTCACTAACCAATCCCTCGGCCTATCAGAAATCAAATTTGGAAGGCTTTCTTAACATCCTGGAAGCCTGCCGCCACGCTAAAACGCCACGCCTTGTCTACGCCTCGAGTTCCAGCGTTTACGGGGGTAACACCAAGCTCCCTTTTAGTGAGAACGATCCCGTGGACTGTCCGGTCAGCCTCTATGCCGCCACAAAAAAAGCCAATGAATTGATGGCACACACCTACACCCATCTTTATGGACTGCAAACAGTCGGCCTCCGCTTTTTCACCGTCTATGGACCTTGGGGCCGCCCCGATATGGCCTACTGGAGTTTCACAAAGGCCATGCTCGCAGGAAAATCCATTCCGGTTTTCAATCACGGCCAGATGCGCCGTGACTTCACCTATATCGATGACATTATTGCCGGCGTGAAGTCAGCACTATTCAGCACCGGACTCGCCCCCTATGAGGTGCTCAATCTGGGAAATCATAACGCTGAAAACCTGATGGACATGATCCGGACTCTGGCCACTACCCTTGGCGTGGAACCTAAAATGGAATTACTCCCCATGCAGCCGGGGGACGTCCCCGCCACCTACGCCGACATTACACTGGCCCAAACCAAGCTGGGCTTCCAGCCGACAACATCAATCGCACAAGGTTTGCCTGAATTTGTCGCGTGGTACCGGGATTATCATTCAATTTCTTAAACTAAGGAGAACTATGAAACACAAAGAAATGCTTATCGAGAAACTGAATAACAAGTCAGCCGTTATTGGTATTGTCGGTTTGGGTTATGTGGGGCTCCCGCTCGTCATCCGCTTCGCGGAAGAAGGCTTCCGGGTAGTGGGCATTGACATTGACGACAGCAAGGTGACCAAACTCAATGCGGGCAAGAGCTACATTGAACATATCCCCGCCAGCGCAATTCTTCAAACACGCAAAGCCGGTTTCCGGGCTACCACCAATTTTGCTGAGGCCAAAAAAGCCGATGCCCTGATTATCTGCGTCCCCACTCCACTCGACGAGCACCGTGAGCCGGATATGAGTTACGTAATTGGAACTGTAGAATCACTGATCCCCAACATCCGGGCAGGCCAGCTTATGTCCCTCGAAAGCACCACCTATCCCGGTACCACGGACGAAGAACTCCTGCCGCGTATTGAGGCGCGTGGATTTACCGTCGGAAAAGATTATTTTCTCACATTTTCCCCCGAACGCGAAGATCCCGGCAATCAGAAATTCAATACCCGGACCATCCCGAAAGTCTGCGGGGGAATTACCCCGACCTGTCTTGAAGTGGGCGTCACTCTCTACGGCTCGATTATTGACCGGGTTGTCCCGGTGAGTTCCACCCGTGTGGCCGAAATGACCAAACTGCTGGAGAACATCCACCGCTCGGTAAATATCGGCCTGGTCAACGAGATGAAAATTGTGGCTGACCGTATGGGAATCGACATCCATGAGGTGATCAATGCTGCCGCCACCAAGCCTTTCGGTTTCGTACCCTATCAACCGGGCCCCGGTTTGGGCGGACACTGCATTCCGATTGATCCGTTCTATCTCACCTGGAAGGCCCGCGAATATGGAGTTCACACACGCTTCATCGAGCTGGCGGGCGAAGTTAACAGCGGTATGCCGGAGTGGGTGATCGGCAAGTTGAATGATGCCCTGAATGATCGAGGCAAATCGGTTAAAGGCAGTAAAGTGCTCGTGCTCGGACTTGCCTATAAAAAAGATGTGGATGATTCCCGGGAATCCCCCTCCTGTATTTTGCTGGAATTACTCCGTAAACGCGGCGCGAAATTTGCCTATTCAGATCCTTATTTCCCCGCTTTCCCCAAAATGCGGGAACATAAATTCGACCTGCAAAGCGTCCCTCTGACCGCCAAGAGCATTGCCTCCTACGATTGCATCCTGCTGGCCACCAACCACACCTCTTTCGATTACAAGATGATTTTGAAGAATGCCAAGTTGATTGTGGACACGCGGGGCGTCTACTTGAAGCCAGCCAAGAATGTGGTCAAGGCTTGACAGTCTGGCGGCCACTCTTTATTCTACGCCCCAATATGTGAATAGTTGATTCGGCATCCCGGAACACGGTGCAAATCCGTGGCGATCCCGTCGCTGTAATCGAGGAGTTGGTTTTTCAGGGAGTACCCCACCACTGGGTCGAGCGGCAAAACCGCATCGGCCCGGGAAGGTTGAAGAACCGGCAATGATCCGAAAGCCAGAAGACCTGCCGAATCATAAATATTTTGGAATCTGATGGAAAAGGGTTCCGACACTCCAGCAGAAGCTGGATTGTCGGAACCCTTTTTTTTTAAACAAATAAAGGAAAAAACATATGAACACACTTGAACATACACTGAAAATAATCCGTCCGGTCGACCACTCCATTACTCCCGCCATACAGGCGCATCTGGATGACCTGACCAAGCCCCAAGGCAGCCTTGGCCGCCTGGAAGAGATTGCCATGCGGTATGCCTTGGCGACGGGCACCGTTAAACCCAAACCCGGCAAATGCCGCATCTATTGCTTTGCAGGGGATCATGGCGTAGCCGCCGAAGGCGTCTCCGCCTTCCCCAAGGAAGTCACTCCGCAAATGGTCTTCAACATGCTGGCGGGCGGGGCCGCCGTCAATGTCTTTGCCCGCCACGCAGGTGCCGAACTGAACGTAGTGGATATGGGTGTTGACGCTGATTTCGCCAATGCCCCCCACCTGCTGCACCACAAGGTGGCGCGCGGTACAGCCAATATGGCGATCGGACCTGCTATGACCAAAGCTCAAACCATTCAGGCACTGGAGACGGGTATTGCGCTGGCCACACAGGCCGCCAGCGAGGGGATCACCCTCTTGGGAACTGGAGAAATGGGTATCGCCAACACCACGCCTGCCACCGCCCTTTTCGCCGCCTATCTGGATCTCAAACCCTCCTCCATCACCGGCCGCGGCACCGGTGTCGATGACGCCCGCCTTCAACATAAAATCAGCGTGATCGAAAAATCCATCGCCATCAACAAGGACTCATTGACCGAGCCTCTCTCCATACTGGCAGCCTTGGGCGGTTTTGAAATCGCTGGCATCGCCGGCCTGGTTCTGGGTGGGGCAGCTAATCGGGTTCCCGTGGTAGTAGATGGCTTCATTTCCACCGCAGGCGCATTGGCGGCCATCAAACTTCAACCTGCCGCAGCCGACTATGTATTCTTCAGCCATCTGTCAGAAGAGGCCGGCCATCGAATTGTCATGAATGCCATCGGGGTGAAGCCTATTCTTGACCTCAATATGCGGCTTGGAGAGGGAACTGGTGGTGCGCTCGCGATGACCATTATTCAGGCTGCCCTCAAAATGATGGCCGAGATGGCCACCTTTAGTTCCGCCCAGGTTAGCGGGAAGGAAGGGTCCTGACTTCGCAATTCGGGCTTCTGTATTTGAATGTAAATCGATATCCTGCAACTCATGAAAACCCTTTTGAAGTTGATGTTGCGGGTGTCGATTAGCCTGATCCTAACTGTTGTCCTGCTGGAGGTTGGCCTGGCGTGGCTTTGCGCCAGTGGGCGCTTAAAAATCGCCAAGCCCTCTTATTGCCTGAGTAATATTGGCTCGCGTTTCTGGGCGGACAGCAACCCCAAATTCGGGGTCTGGCACGACCCCCATTCTTCGTTTAAACACGTTTCCCCTGACTATAACCTAACCTATCACGCAAACGGCCAGGGCATGAGGGATAAGGAGCGTGACCTTAAATCCCACGGGAAAAAGCGCGTGGTCGTTCTAGGGGACTCCTTTGTAGAAGGCTGGGGCGTTGCCTCAGAGAACCGTATGAGTGACCGCCTCGAACGAATTACCGGGCTCGAATGCCTGAATTTCGGAACCTCAGGCTCGTTTGGCCCCACCCAGTATCTGATGCTCTATACCGAACTGGCAAAAACCTTTGAACATGAGGCCCTGATCATCACCATTTTGCCGGACAATGACTTTCTGGATGACGATTATGAGTATGGTCGCATCATGCATGCAGATCGGATCCGCCCTTTTTTCACAGGTACTAAACCAAATTACGAGCTGCTCATCACCAAACCACAAACCCCGGCTCCCAGCTCAAAACTATTGGAGCAAATCCTGCTTAATCTCACTTATACCGGCAATTTGATCAAACATTTCAAAAGCCTATCACGACATCGTCAGGCAACTCTTCCCGCCAACTACGCGGGGTATTTCGACTTTACTTCAGCCCAGTGGGATCGGCTGGAAAAAGTGCTTCAGGAATTCCGGATTGCGGCCCCTTCCATTCCCATACTCGTATTGACCATCCCCTGCGATACCGATATTCAACGGACGGAAAAGCTGGGAGAAGCACCTCTGCCCGCGAAAATGCGAAGCCTCTGCGCCACCTTGGGAATTCAATATCTTGATCTCATGCCAGCCATCAAAGCGACGCCGGAAGGCTGGCAGTCCTGCTACCTGAAAACCGACCGCCACTGGAATGCCCGCGGGAACGAAGTGGCTGCTGAAGAGATCAGTAAGCAGTGGTCAGTTGGCAGTAAGCAGCAGTAACCAGCTAGCAGAATGCAGTGTGCAGAAAGCAGTAAGCTTCTTTCTGGCCCCTGCTCACTGCCAACTGCCTACTGTCCACTGTCCACTGATTTCCGCGGCTTCCCTTTTACGTCTGAGGTATGTTTTTCGGGAAGCAATGAAAGTGTCAGGTCGCCGAATTCGGAATCCACCGTCATCGGGCCATTCTCAAGCGGGGCCAGAAATTCCTTTCCGACTTGGGCAAAGGACTGAGTCTGGGTCAGCTCGATCATGCCCACACGCGGCGGGAGCACTCCAAGTTTGGCTTCGAACAGGTTGACAATCGCCCTTGGATTGATTTTATCGCTCCATCCCACACTCAGCCTGACCCACTGACTCCCCCGTGGCGCAAGACGCAATATAGGCAGGGGATCTTCGTTGGTTTTTGTGCTGGGAACAAGAGCTTCCGCACGCCGTTCGCGCATGGGCTTTGAGTCCGGACGTGGTTGCTTTTTAGGCGCAATGACCGGCAGAATCTTAGGCGCAGCGGCAGGCATAATCTTGGACGTAACCATGGGCGTTAGCTTCGACGCCACCTTTGAGGCCGTGGCCGTCACGGGGGTGGCAGATTTTACAGCCACCGGTCTGGGAATAGACGGCGCCGTATTCACTGGCGGGGTCATGGTAGGCCGCGGGGCAGGTTTGACGGCGGCGGGCGCTACTTTGCCAGCGGTCGGAGCCTCCTCACTGTCGCCGCTTCCACCAGTCGCCATAACAAACAATGCAGCAGCAATATCTGTGGAGGAGAAGCCTTCCTCGAGCAATCGATCCACAAGAGGCATTTGCGAGGCAAACGCAGTTCCCCGCAATACCTTACGCACTTTTTCAATCAGGGCATCGGTTCGTTTTTCCTCAACTTCGCCCATGGTCGGCATCTTGCCGCGAAGAATGCGGGTGCGGGTAAACCGCTCAATAAAGGGGAGTTTGTAAATATCGCGACCTGACACAAAAGTAATGGCCATCCCGCGCTTGCCAGCACGTCCAGTTCGACCAATCCGGTGAACATAGTCCTCTGCATCATAGGGGATATCGTAATTGACCACCAACTCCAGATCATCCACATCGATACCCCGGGCGGCTACATCGGTGGCAACAAGAAATTCGAATTCACACTTCTTGAACTTATTCATCACGCGCGTCCGCTGAACCTGCGGAATTCCGCCATGCAAACGATCGGCCGAAAATCCCTGGGCGAGCAGAGTATCAGTAAGCTCGTCCACCATGCGTTGGGTATTACAGAAGATGATACCCAGACGGAAGCCGTAATAGTCAATCAAGCGCAGCAACGCCGCCACTTTATGAACGTGCTGAACCTCGTAGAACCATTGTTCAACGGTAGACACAGTGGCTGTTTTCTGCTCCATACGGATGGGTTTAGGATCACGCGAATAGCGCTTGATCAGCTCGCGAATAGGCGGCGACATGGTGGCGGAAAAGAATACAGTCTGCCGTTCGGAGGGAGTGGAGTCCAGAATTTTGCCAATATCATCCCGGAAACCCATATCCAGCATACGATCGGCCTCATCCAGAATGACCATGCTTACTTGATCAAGCTTCAGGGTACCGCGATCGATATGATCTAACACCCGCCCCGGTGTTCCGATAACGATCTGGACCCCTTTCCGCAATTCAAACAACTGGCGGTCATAGGAGGCCCCGCCGTAAATGGGCACCGAATGCACACCCCGTTTGTGAAGGGAAAGCTTGTGAACCTCTTCCGCCACCTGGGTTGCGAGTTCACGGGTCGGACATAGAATCAGAATTTGGACCGCACGATTGGCCGCATCCACTTTCTCAATTGCAGGAATGGCAAAAGCCGCTGTTTTCCCAGAACCCGTTTGCGACTGCCCCACGACGTCGTTTCCCGCCATGAGAACAGGTATGGCCGCCGCCTGAATAGGCGAGGGCTCTTCGAACCCCAGGGTTTCAACGGCTTTGAGAATGGCGGGAGATAGCCCGAGGGCTGCGAAAGTAGGCTTTAGAGGTGCATCAATCTTTGTATCCATATTTTTGAATGATAGCGTTTTTGATTTCAAACAAGCGAGACTAATAAAATTAGGATCCAGAAGTCAGAATTCAGTATCCAGTATATAGATCTATTCTGAATCCTGACTACTGCGCAGCAACGCCTTTGATGACATAGCCGCCGGATTTTTCGTCGCGCTCAAGGTCGAAAATTCCACGATCACGAGCTTCATCGAGCAGCTGATTAAAGGAGCGAAATCCGTAGTACGACTCGCTGAAGCCGGGCTTTCGACGCCGGAGTGTCTGCTTGATCATGGAGCCCCAGATCTTTTCCCCTTCACCACGTTCCTCCAACAGGGCCTCATAAGTTGCAACCAGTAGATCAAAAGCCTCGTCTTTCTTATCCTTGGGATCTTTTGAGGCAGCAACAACCGGCGCCTTGGCGGTCGGGGCATCGGCTCTCGCCGGCTTACGTACGACACGGGGCCGGGGCAGGGCGCGCCGCACCAGATCATCGTAGTAGATAAATTCATCACAGTTGGCAATCAACAGTTCGGAGGTTGAGTTTTTAGCCCCCACCCCAATCACGATCTTGTCGTTTTCCCGCAATTTACTCACAAGCGGCGAGAAATCCGAATCCCCACTAATGATGACGAAGGTGTCAACGTGACTTTTCGTGTAGCAAAGATCCAGCGCATCCACCACAAGCCGGATATCGGCGGAGTTTTTACCAGACTGGCGAACATGCGGAATTTCAATTAATTCAAACGAAGCCTCATGCATCAGGCCCTTGAACTCCTTGTATCGACTCCAATCACAATACGCCTTTTTGACCACAATGTTGCCTTTAAGCAGCAGACGCTCGAGCACTTTGCTGATATCAAAGGGCGGGTAGTTCGCATCACGTACCCCCAGGGCTATATTCTCAAAATCACAAAATAGGGCCATACTACGTGTTTCAGCCAACTGGGTCATAAGGCTCATCTCCTTCCGCCTTTACGGCATTACTGTTTTCACCTTACTGCAATCAGATCAGGATTACGATTAAGATTATGATTAAGACTGCGCCCCTGATATAATGGATACATGGCTAATGACTACACAATGATTGATACTCCGGGCGATCTCGGGAAACTTATTGAATACCTATCCGACACCCCCTGCGTGGCTGTTGATACTGAGTTTGTATGGGAACGGACGTTCTACGCTCGACTGGGAATGATCCAACTCGGGACACCTGATGGCACTTGTTTTCTAATTGATACTGTTGCCATATCTGACCTTACCCCTCTGGGAAAAGTATTTACAAACCCGGGTATTGTAAAAATTCTGCATGATGCCCCCCAGGATCTCATGATTCTTCGCCGCGCGACAGGCGGCATCCCGCAAAACATCTTTGACACCCGACTGGCGGCTGGGTTCGCAGGACTAAGCAGTGAGATCTCACTTCAAAATTTACTGGCCAATCTCCTGGATGTCCAATTACCCAAAGGACATACCCGCGCCGACTGGATGGCGCGCCCCTTATCTGGCGAACAATTGGAATATGCCGCAGATGACGTTCGGTACCTACCGCGGGCCGCAACCCTCATGCGGGAAAAAGCCCGGGAGACAGGCGTTGAGTCGTGGCTGAATGAAGAGCTTCAGCTGCTCAATGACCCCATCCTTACAGAAGAGCGGAGTCCGGCGGAAACCTATCGCCGGATTCGCGGATCCGGACGATTAGGCATCCGCAGTCTGGCCGTGTTACGCGAGCTCGCCACTTGGCGGGAGCAGGAAGCCAAATCCGCAGATCTTCCACGTCAGCATGTGGCGGAAGATTCAGAACTGTTATCCCTGGCTTGTATCATGCCGACTCAAATCGCTGACTTCGAGAAATGCCGTGATTTCAAACGCCGGACCGAGGCGCGTTACGGCGAACCCTTACTGGCAGCAGTTCAGCAGGGATTGGCAATACCTGAATCGGAATGCCCTCTTGTATCGGAACCTCCTGATGAGCGAAAAATCGGCAAAGAAAGAATCGCCGTATTGGTGGAGAATATTCGAATATCCGCCGAGGCCAAGCGAGTGGATGCCCGTCTGGTAAGCACCAAGAATGATGTTCTGATGCTGCTGCACGAAGGAACCCTTGCCTTGCCAATGAATCATCGTCTTCTGCGTGGTTGGCGGGCGGAATTGCTTGGCGATAGTCTGACGACGCTCCGGGGAATATAGGCTTCAGAATCCTGAAGCCATGGCCCATAATCTGTTCCCATTTCGGGAACACAAAGCATGGCGATTAAAATTCATATCACATTGTGGTTTATTATGTTGTGACCTGTTTTGCATGTTTCCATTTTGGATATTATGCATGGGATAGAGTATCTTCTCCGTCAAATGATGGATCAGATACTCCAACCCGAAACAAGGGCTGCGCTGCGAAATTGGCTACGCACTAATCGCGCTGCCAAAAACCTCCCTATGCGCACCATTGCCTCCCGTCTCGGAGTGTCTCACTCCTGGGTCGCCAAAACCGAAAATGGTGAACGACGGCTGGAAATTGTCGACTTCGTGAATCTTTGTTTCGCGCTGGGTGTGGATCCATACAAGGGACTCGCCTTGATTATCACCAACTTGTCATCGCATAGCGAAAATAAGTACAGCGCCTTAAAGGCTGCCGACGCTCCAGTCAAATACCGGGTCAAGCGGAAGAAGTAATCCCTGCATTCAACCGCATTCTGATGCAAAAGTCCCATTGATCTTGATTGCCACCTGTAATCATTCTATCCTCGCAATTCATTGGCTCAAGCTATTTGACACCATGAAGAAGCTGGATTAACGATGACAAAAGACAACGGTAAATCCCTCGAGTCCTGGATCTGGGACGCTGCCTGCTCCATCCGCGGCGCCAAAGATGCCGGCAAATA
It contains:
- a CDS encoding SGNH/GDSL hydrolase family protein, producing the protein MKTLLKLMLRVSISLILTVVLLEVGLAWLCASGRLKIAKPSYCLSNIGSRFWADSNPKFGVWHDPHSSFKHVSPDYNLTYHANGQGMRDKERDLKSHGKKRVVVLGDSFVEGWGVASENRMSDRLERITGLECLNFGTSGSFGPTQYLMLYTELAKTFEHEALIITILPDNDFLDDDYEYGRIMHADRIRPFFTGTKPNYELLITKPQTPAPSSKLLEQILLNLTYTGNLIKHFKSLSRHRQATLPANYAGYFDFTSAQWDRLEKVLQEFRIAAPSIPILVLTIPCDTDIQRTEKLGEAPLPAKMRSLCATLGIQYLDLMPAIKATPEGWQSCYLKTDRHWNARGNEVAAEEISKQWSVGSKQQ
- a CDS encoding DEAD/DEAH box helicase is translated as MDTKIDAPLKPTFAALGLSPAILKAVETLGFEEPSPIQAAAIPVLMAGNDVVGQSQTGSGKTAAFAIPAIEKVDAANRAVQILILCPTRELATQVAEEVHKLSLHKRGVHSVPIYGGASYDRQLFELRKGVQIVIGTPGRVLDHIDRGTLKLDQVSMVILDEADRMLDMGFRDDIGKILDSTPSERQTVFFSATMSPPIRELIKRYSRDPKPIRMEQKTATVSTVEQWFYEVQHVHKVAALLRLIDYYGFRLGIIFCNTQRMVDELTDTLLAQGFSADRLHGGIPQVQRTRVMNKFKKCEFEFLVATDVAARGIDVDDLELVVNYDIPYDAEDYVHRIGRTGRAGKRGMAITFVSGRDIYKLPFIERFTRTRILRGKMPTMGEVEEKRTDALIEKVRKVLRGTAFASQMPLVDRLLEEGFSSTDIAAALFVMATGGSGDSEEAPTAGKVAPAAVKPAPRPTMTPPVNTAPSIPRPVAVKSATPVTATASKVASKLTPMVTSKIMPAAAPKILPVIAPKKQPRPDSKPMRERRAEALVPSTKTNEDPLPILRLAPRGSQWVRLSVGWSDKINPRAIVNLFEAKLGVLPPRVGMIELTQTQSFAQVGKEFLAPLENGPMTVDSEFGDLTLSLLPEKHTSDVKGKPRKSVDSGQ
- a CDS encoding NYN domain-containing protein — its product is MTQLAETRSMALFCDFENIALGVRDANYPPFDISKVLERLLLKGNIVVKKAYCDWSRYKEFKGLMHEASFELIEIPHVRQSGKNSADIRLVVDALDLCYTKSHVDTFVIISGDSDFSPLVSKLRENDKIVIGVGAKNSTSELLIANCDEFIYYDDLVRRALPRPRVVRKPARADAPTAKAPVVAASKDPKDKKDEAFDLLVATYEALLEERGEGEKIWGSMIKQTLRRRKPGFSESYYGFRSFNQLLDEARDRGIFDLERDEKSGGYVIKGVAAQ
- a CDS encoding HRDC domain-containing protein, encoding MANDYTMIDTPGDLGKLIEYLSDTPCVAVDTEFVWERTFYARLGMIQLGTPDGTCFLIDTVAISDLTPLGKVFTNPGIVKILHDAPQDLMILRRATGGIPQNIFDTRLAAGFAGLSSEISLQNLLANLLDVQLPKGHTRADWMARPLSGEQLEYAADDVRYLPRAATLMREKARETGVESWLNEELQLLNDPILTEERSPAETYRRIRGSGRLGIRSLAVLRELATWREQEAKSADLPRQHVAEDSELLSLACIMPTQIADFEKCRDFKRRTEARYGEPLLAAVQQGLAIPESECPLVSEPPDERKIGKERIAVLVENIRISAEAKRVDARLVSTKNDVLMLLHEGTLALPMNHRLLRGWRAELLGDSLTTLRGI
- a CDS encoding helix-turn-helix transcriptional regulator: MMDQILQPETRAALRNWLRTNRAAKNLPMRTIASRLGVSHSWVAKTENGERRLEIVDFVNLCFALGVDPYKGLALIITNLSSHSENKYSALKAADAPVKYRVKRKK